A genomic segment from Streptomyces longhuiensis encodes:
- a CDS encoding restriction endonuclease — protein MTEQTQRSVSSHGMRRFVGTVRPEHGADGASFVTTCRAFTRDAQGLALRQDIVAVHRDLLGARAKGAHLERLIPLNGRGNGTTRRASA, from the coding sequence ATGACGGAGCAGACGCAGCGCAGCGTGTCCTCGCACGGCATGCGGAGGTTCGTCGGCACCGTCCGCCCCGAACATGGCGCGGACGGTGCCTCCTTCGTCACCACCTGCCGCGCGTTCACCAGGGACGCGCAGGGTCTGGCGCTGCGCCAGGACATCGTTGCTGTGCACAGGGACCTGCTCGGGGCTCGGGCCAAGGGCGCTCACCTGGAGAGGCTGATCCCGCTCAACGGGCGTGGCAACGGCACGACGCGACGGGCTTCCGCCTGA
- a CDS encoding DUF4231 domain-containing protein, translating to MNDLVYARRRNAEERIYVVTTNLLIDAQEKLARRRRLDRIWRAGGAVSWLSLLTAIIGTGIAALTTGDPARFVLGDLICGGLLLLSLLALVGVHFAGRGLPTLQRVEAQLVSEQESLWQQKVERRPDIPERRHLYREEVFTAIEQYQVVSRKYRRIHNSLQSLIMIGSASTTTIAALDTGKELTWQSVTLTTISFAITVAAMFTGYYKFRERSYFLQQTADAIEQEANAVTLGIGPYSEFGDVWEVEALQQFTHRVEGLRNEQRRRQQQLDQPSDQAAPSSQPPAM from the coding sequence GTGAACGACCTGGTCTACGCCCGCAGGCGGAACGCCGAAGAACGGATCTACGTGGTGACTACCAACCTCCTCATCGACGCGCAGGAAAAGCTGGCCCGGCGCCGGCGGCTGGACCGCATCTGGCGCGCTGGAGGGGCGGTCAGCTGGCTGTCTTTACTCACCGCCATCATCGGCACGGGCATCGCCGCGCTCACCACGGGCGATCCAGCGCGGTTCGTCCTGGGTGATCTCATCTGCGGCGGGCTGCTCCTGCTGTCGCTGCTGGCGTTGGTCGGGGTGCACTTCGCCGGGCGGGGCCTGCCCACCCTCCAGCGTGTCGAGGCGCAGCTTGTCTCCGAGCAGGAGTCGCTATGGCAGCAGAAGGTCGAACGGCGCCCTGACATCCCTGAGCGGCGCCACCTTTACCGCGAGGAAGTCTTCACCGCGATCGAGCAGTACCAGGTTGTCAGTCGCAAGTACCGGCGGATCCATAACAGCCTGCAGTCCCTCATCATGATCGGCTCCGCCTCCACGACCACGATCGCGGCCCTGGACACGGGCAAGGAACTGACCTGGCAGAGCGTCACTCTGACCACCATCAGCTTCGCCATCACGGTGGCCGCCATGTTCACCGGCTACTACAAGTTCCGCGAGCGCAGCTACTTCCTTCAGCAGACCGCCGACGCCATCGAACAAGAGGCCAACGCCGTCACCCTCGGCATCGGCCCCTACAGCGAGTTCGGTGACGTCTGGGAAGTCGAGGCGCTGCAGCAGTTCACCCACCGTGTCGAGGGCCTCCGCAACGAACAGCGGCGCCGCCAGCAGCAACTGGACCAGCCCTCCGACCAGGCTGCTCCCTCCAGCCAGCCTCCGGCAATGTGA